In Alkalinema sp. FACHB-956, the sequence CAATCATTCACGCGGCCCTCGATCGGTCATCATCAATTTCCCAGGGCTGAAGTCTGCTGGGCGATGAAGTCGAGTAGCGCTTTTTGGTGGGTTGGCCCGATCGGTCGGATTTGCTTCGCGATCGGCGAAAACTTTTCTCCTGATTGAATTTCCGTAACGGTGGCTAGCCCCATGTCCCAACCTTCATTGAGTTGCAACTGATCCAGCCCTACCGTGAGCGAGGCTTGGTAGACATGACGAATCACCTTGTCATCGGCGTAGCAACCAAATTTTTGCAGGTCGATCGCGCGGTAGCCAATTTCCTCCAGCAATTCCCGACCCACGGCATCATCGGGATGTTCCCCCGGTTCCACATGGCCTCCAAATAAGCCCCAATAGGCTGGATAGACAATTTCCGGCTTGTTATCGCGCAGTTGCAGTAAGTAACGATCGTCTTGGTGCAGAATCGCGATCGCAACTTGAATCCTGGAATCTTGCATCTTGGTTGACCTAGTACCGTAGAGGATTGTAGACAGGGTGAGTAAGATCCTGGGAGAGTGCTTGTGGGCTGCCTAGTGCTTGTGGGCTGCCTAGTGCTTGTGGGCTGCCTAGTGCTTGTGGGCTGCCTATTGTTGACCGACAGCTTCTAGATAAACTTCTCCGAGATCCTCCCCATTAATCACGATCGAAGTCGCTTGAACGGTCCCCGTTACCGTCACCATTGAATTGGGTTGCGGCGGCGGGAGTTGCCGACTCAAGACCCAAATGCGACCGGTGGCATCCTGCACTTCATAGGCCACCTGCCCCACCATAGGAGCGATCGAAATGACCTGCCCAGAAATCTTAACGGCACCCGAAGCAGGGGATTGGGACGTGCTACGGGCATGGGAGATTTGGTTGATCGGCGTTGTGGGCAAGGACTGACAGCCCATCAGAATCATAGGTAGACTCCCCACCAGCCCCCAATGGAACGATCGCAGCACCATAGAAATCACACAATATAAAGACCACAAGAATAGAGATCACAGGATATATAGAAAAGGTTGGCAAGAACCCTTTGCAACAAAAGACTAAATTTTCATGCAGATGCAGCAAATCTAGGAGACTGAATCTGAGAAACTAGGAAAAGTCTATCTCATCCTTTCGTGGCTCTTGGCAGCCAGCACTACTTCATACATCTTCATGACAACTGGTCAACTACTCGATGGAAAAGCCCTCTCAGCCAAAATGTATGCTGAGATGACCGCCCAGGTTCAGGATTTGCAAGCCCAGTACGGACGCCCCCCCGGATTAGCCGTTCTGATGGTGGGAGACAATCCTGCCAGTGCCGCCTATGTCGGTAACAAAGAGAGAGCTTGTGCCCGAGTGGGAATTACTTCCTTTGGTCGCCATTTCCCCGCCGATACGACCCAAGCGGAACTGGAACAGGCCATCCGGGAGCTGAACCAAGACGATCGAGTCGATGGGATTTTGGTGCAGTTGCCTTTGCCGGGAGATCATTTAGATGATGTGCAGCTTCTGCTGACGATCGACCCCGATAAAGACGCCGATGGACTCCACCCCGATAACCTGGGGCGCTTGGTGCGGGGAGAGCCCGGATTGCGCAGTTGTACCCCGGCGGGTGTGATGGAGTTGCTGAAGGAATATAATATTCCTCTTAAAGGCAAAAAAGCGGTAGTCATTGGCCGCAGTATTCTAGTGGGGAAACCCCTAGCACTCATGCTGTTGGAAGCCGATGCAACCGTCACGATCGCCCATTCGCGCACCGATGACTTGGCGGCGGTGGCACGATCGGCGGATATTCTGGTGGCAGCGGTGGGGCGGCCCAATCTGGTGACCGCCGATATGGTGAAGCCAGGAGCAGTGGTAGTTGACGTGGGGATCAATCGCATTGCGACCCCCGATGGCAAAGGTCGGTTGGTGGGCGATGTGGACTTTGAGTCCGTCAAAGAGGTGTCGAGCTACATTACCCCGGTTCCGGGGGGTGTGGGACAAATGACCGTGGCGATGCTGTTACACAATACAATTTTGAGTTACCGCAAAAAGTTTGAGGCCTGAGGCCGCTAGACCTCGGTTCTCATCTTGCGTTTAGGAATGTTTCATGGAGGCTGTTCGATGGTTGTTGCTGGTGAAAAGTCAAGTTTTAATCTCAAGACCTATCTCGCTGAGAAACAAGCGCTGGTAGAAGCTGCTCTCGACCAATCGATCGCCCTCGCCTACCCTGAAACGATCTATGAATCCATGCGCTACTCCCTGATGGCGGGGGGCAAGCGCCTGCGACCCATTCTCTGCCTTGCAACCTGTGAATTAATGGGCGGCAATACCGAAATGGCGATGGCCACGGCCTGTGCGTTGGAAATGGTGCATACCATGTCCCTGATCCATGATGATTTGCCCTCCATGGATAACGATGACTTCCGCCGGGGCAAACCAACCAATCATAAGGTTTACGGTGAGGCGATCGCGATTTTGGCGGGGGATGCGCTGCTGTCCTATGCCTTTGAGTACGTGGCGAAGGAAACCCAAGGCGTCCCTGCCGATCGGATTTTGGATGTGGTGATGCTCCTGGGACGGGCCTTTGCCCGCTTAGTCGATGGCCAAGTGGTCGATCTGCAATCGGAGGGTAATGCAGCGATCGGTCTGGAAACTCTGACGTTTATCCACAACAACAAAACATCAGCGCTCTTGGAAGCCTCCGTCCTGAGTGGGGCCATCCTGGCGGGAGCCTCCGACGCGGATCAGGAAAAACTGTTGCGCTACGCTAAAAACATCGGTTTAGCCTTCCAAATTGTGGATGACATTCTCGACATTACTGCCACCACCGAAGAACTGGGTAAATCCGCCGGGAAAGATCTACAAGCGGACAAGACCACCTATCCCAAGCTGTGGGGTATCGAAGAATCGCGCCGCCAAGCGGAAGACCTCGTAGCGAAGGCCAAGGCAGAACTGAGCGGTTTTGGGTCAGCAGCAGACCCGCTGATTGCGATCGCGGACTATATTACTGCGCGCAAAAATTAAAATGACTGTCCCGAGAATTCAGGTGGATCTGATTTTCAGGGTGATAAAAATTGAGACTCTGCCGTAATTGCGGTAAGGTGTTCTCAATTCTGTGATCCCGATTTCCCAACCCGATTTTTATGCAGTCCCTGAGTGCTATCTTTGACAACCACGTTTTAGTTATTGCGATCGCGTCTTGCTTGCTTGCTCAAGCAACCAAGTTGATCATCGAGTTTGCGATGCATGGCAAGTTGAATGTGCGTGTCTTGGTGGAAACGGGTGGTATGCCCAGTTCCCACTCTGCCCTAGTTACCTCCCTAGCAACGGGAATTGGTTTAACCCAGGGCTGGGACAGTGCAGAATTTGCGATCGCGACGGTATTTGCCTTTATCGTCATGTACGATGCAGCAGGTGTCCGTCAAGCAGCAGGCAAGCAAGCGAAAATCCTCAACCAACTGATTGATGAGCTCTTTCAAGGTGACCACCAGTTAACCGAAACTCGCCTGAAAGAACTGTTAGGTCATACCCCGGTTCAGGTCATTGTTGGCTCGATCATGGGCATTGCCATTTCCTTCCTCTCGGAAATGGGCAGCACGGGGCAGTTGGCTTGGGTGCGTCAGATGTGGGTAGGGGGCTAAGGATGTAGGTAGATAGCTAAGACGGAACGGATGTCAGCAGTGAATGCTAACGGTTTCACTAGTCAGTCTTCTTAATGATCAGTTTAATGATCAGCCTTCTCCCCTGTGAGCCTACTCAAGCGCACTTCTCCCAGGGGTGTTCCCCAGGATGGCGCTAGAGTTGAACGGCAGACTTCAATAAAACCACTCGGCGGGCATCCACCACCATGGTTAAATAGCCCCGATCGCTGAGTAATTGCATGACTGAGTTTGCAGCTACAGCATCCGTCGTGTGGAGCGCGAGCAAATAAGGCTTTTGCCCATAGGCCACCAGACCAATATTTTTATTTAAGCCCTGGGAAAGCTGACTGGCCACCTCGGGCTGATTTTGATAGTTCACCAACACTGCATAACCACTCTCTAAAACCTGAGGATTATAGGCGATCGGGGTTTGCGGGTTAGGTGTCTGTGGGTTGGGGATTTGTGGGTTAGATATCGGTGGGCTAAGCGTCTGTGGGCTAGCCGGGGTCGCTTGTGGGACGGTTGGATTGGCTGCTGGAGCCGTCGTCGCGGGCGGAATGGTATTGGGCGGGGGCACGCGACTGGGTTTCACCACAACCGTCTGTAACCCGGTGCTTTGCCCTAGGTACTGAGCCCAGGCGTTGGCGGCGGTTTCGGTTTGGTACCCTCCCAAACGAGTCACTGGGGCCCCTTGGTAATTGCACAGGCTCACGGGAACATCCGTAGGTAATTTGCTGCGGACGGTGGCTTGACTGTCTGGGGTTTGACTGAGCACAAACAGCAGATATTCCCCAGCATTGGGCGGGGCGCAGACAGGGATTTGGGTCTTGCCTGGGGGAACGATCGCTAAGGGCGCGATCGCGGTCACTATCGTCCAAAATCCGGTTTGCCAGCGCCACGCATTCATGCTGTTTTCATCCAATGTTGCATTCAGAGCTTAGTTGCATTCAGATCTGACGGCATCCAACGCTTCCCTTAGCCCTAGGCTAGCCACTCTAGGCCAGTCGCTCGGGGCCAATCGCTGGTTTGAACCAGTACCCGTCTCAACCGATGCCAATCTAGACCGATGCCAGGGAAGCGAGCGGATTGGGAATCGTCTCAGACTGCTGAAACTCGCCTGTGATGACATATTCTAAACGCAGCTTCAACCAAATGATGAACTGCTTGTTGGTAGACACGATCGCGGCGGCGGGCTTGGGCACCTGGGCATTAATGTCTGCAAATTCCGGCGCTTCTAAAAAAGCAGGCTGCTCAATCACCCAAAAGTCAATTTCCTTCTCGTTCTCTTGATAGTTGCGATGCCGCTCCCGAATGATTTCGTGGGTGGGCTCTTCTTCAAGCATGAATTTTTTGCTTGCTAAAACGTAGTAGTAGGTCGTCATTGGTTTTATAGGTCTCCTTGAATCGCAAGTTTCATTTCTTTCACAGCCCGTTCCATCCCAACTAATGATGCACGGCTAATGATGGTATGCCCAATGTTTAATTCTTCCATGCCTGGGAGACAAGCGACGGGATAAACATTCCAATAGGTCAGTCCGTGCCCTGCATTGACCCGGAGTCCAGCGGCGATCGCCCACTCACACCCTTGAGAAAGCATTTGCAATTCCTGGTTGCGCTCTACTTCGGTTTTGGCTTCGGCATAGCGTCCGGTGTGAAGTTCGATAAACTTTGAGCCACTGGCGGCTGAGGCCGTGATTTGCTCATCATCAGCGTCAATAAACAGGCTGACTGGAATCCCGGCACCTTGAAGGGCTTGTACCACTTCTTTCATGCGAGGCAGCTGACCTGCCACATCGAGGCCCCCTTCCGTGGTGACTTCTTCGCGGCGTTCCGGCACCAAGGTGACGTAGTCCGGTTTGATGTCGAGGGCGATCGCCACCATTTCATCGGTTGCGGCCATTTCTAGATTCAAATGGGTCCGCACGGTTTGGCGCAGCAAGCGTACATCGCGATCTTGGATATGCCGTCGATCTTCCCGCAAATGAACTGTAATCCCATCGGCCCCTGCTAATTCTGCGAGAACGGCAGCGGCTACAGGATCCGGCTCAACGGTACGGCGAGCTTGGCGCAAGGTGGCAATGTGATCAATGTTGACTCCAAGGGTAGGCAAGGCTAGGACTCTCCTGCAAATTAACAGGATCCAATTTTACCGGATGAATTGGTCGATCGGGTATAAAGCTAAATAATCATAAAACAATCCAGAGATGAAATAATCCTACTGACGATGAAGGCGCTGTAATGCCCTGTCATGCCCTGCCCTCAACGCTATGGCGTCTTTAAGCGTCTTTGAAGAAATAGCATGAGCAATGAGTTGTAGGGTATTCCACCGAATGCTGGAACCTGAAATCTGGGAAGAGTGGAAAACGCTGCTTTGTAAAGATAAGTATTTTTTGTAAAGTTAAGTAAACAATCTGATTTAGCAATTGAATGCATTGGGGGAACGAAAATGCTGCATCGATCGCGCTGGCGCGGGTGTTGGACGGTGATTGTGACGATCATACTGACGATCGGAGCCATGGGTTTATTGCCTCCAATGGCCCAAGCCATGGGTGGAAAGTTACCGCCCCTGGAGCAAGCGGCTCCAAATTTCACGTTGCCTGCAACGACGGGAGAAGGCGAAGTCAGCCTAGCGGATTATCGTGGGCAATGGGTCGTGGCCTATTTTTATCCCCAGGATTTCACGTCTGGTTGCACGATCGAAGCCCGCAAGTTCCAACAGGATCTCCCGGCCTACCGTCAGCGGCAGACACAAATTCTCGGCATCAGTGCGGACTCTGTTAACTCCCATGCCGAGTTCTGTGACTCCGAAGGACTCAAATTTCCCCTGTTGGCCGATGAAGGAGGTGCAGTTAGTAAAGCTTATGGATCCTGGCTGGGGATTCGGTCAGCCCGTCATACGTTCATCGTGGATCCGGAAGGAATTCTGCGATCGATCTTTCTAGGGGTCAACCCGATCGTCCACAGTCGTGAAGTCCTCGCCAAGCTGGATGAGTTACAAGCGACCAGCCCGCGTTAACTGGTGGCAGCATTGTCTTAAAAAATAAAGTCGGTGACTTTAGCCCGTGTCTTCATAGAATTGCCTGGGATAACTGGGATGCTATTCCAGAACTCTATCTCTCCGTATACCCTCCGTATATCCAACGGGTTGCTACGGCAATTTCTGCCCTAACTTCCTAGGGATTTCACCAAACCTTCTCAGTAAAATTGTGGAAAACGCGGGCTATTGCCAATTAAGTGGCTTTACGTAGAAATTTTGGCCTTTCTTCTTGGGTTTTCTGCAAGATTTCTCCTAGCGTTTCCCAATTTTCCTGTTGAATGTGCTGAATGACCTGATCTAACTGTTGACGATAGGCGTCTAGCGATCGCAAAACTTCCGATCGATTCAGTTGCGCCATCAGTAATCCCAATTCTGGGTTGCCCCCGCCGACTCGGCTAGTATCCCGAAACCCTGAACTGGCTAAGTTTTGCGCTAGTTGCAGCACCTCAGCATCAGCTTCCTTCAGACAAGCAGCAATGAGGCTGGCACTGATCATCACTGGACTATGGGAAATCCATGCAACGGCACGATCGTGGGCTTCCGGCGTGGCGCTGTACAGAATAGCGCCCAGATCTTGCGCAATGGTACTGACCACAGCGATCGCACGATTCGGTGTTTTGACGGTCGGTGTCACTACGTAGGGATTACCCACAAATAAGTTGGGGATTGCAGCGTTAATTCCACTTTCCGCTGTACCCGCCATGGGGTGCCCACCGACAAAGTTATTCCACAAACCTTGGATTGCCTCTACAATCGGAGTCTTAACGGACCCGACATCCGTCAAAATAGTTTCTGGATCGAGATACGGAATGAGGCGTTGTGCCATTGATTCTAGGTGAGAGAGTGGGGTGCATAGAAAGACAACTTCAGTGTCTGCAAGGATGGATAAATCAGGACTTGCGCGATCGACAACGCCTCGCAATTCTGCTGTTTCGCAGGTGCTAGCCCGTTGACTGACGCCAATGACCCGATAGCCCCGCGATCGTAAATCTAATCCTAACGATCCCCCGATAAGCCCCAAACCAACAATGCCAACCGTGCGAACCCTGTTCGCCTTGTCCACTGTGGTGATTAAATCCGTGCGATTGAAGTTGCGAATCGAATCCGTGCTCTTAGATAGTTCAGTCATAGCCCGTTGTTTGGGTGTTCAAAAGGGAACTGCTGGTGTTGTCCGTCCTTTCCTAGTGTCCCATGGGGGTAGGACTCCGTTCTAGGGTTTTCTTTGACTGCTCTTTATTTAGCGAGTTCAGTAATGGACTGGGGAACGCTAGCACTAATTAAGTCACACATAATGCGCCGTCTGGGTCAGGGTATCGCTGATGAGTCCTGAGGAATTGTTAGAGCAGTACGCGATCGGAAAACGAGATTTTGGTTCCATCCGTCTCAATGAAGCTAATCTAAGCAGTGCCAATTTAAGTGGGGCTGATCTCAGCGCTGCCAATTTGACGGTGGTGAACCTGACGAATGCGAACCTGAGTCAGACTAACCTGAGTGGAGCCAAGCTCAATGTCACCAAGCTCAATGGCGCAAATTTGCAACGAGCGAATCTGCAACAGGCTTGCTTGAACGTTGCGAATTTGTCCTTGGCGGATTTGAGCGAGACCAATTTAATCCAAGCCCACCTGATCAAAGCAGAATTGGAGCGGGCGGATCTGAGTCGGGCTCAGTTGCAACGGGCGAATCTGTCGGCGGCAGATTTGCGGGATGCCAAACTGCGCTGTACTAACCTCAGTCGAGCCAATCTGAGTCGGGCGGATGTGCGCCGTGCGGTATTGACGGCAGCCAATCTTGAACAGGCGATTTTGCATAGTTGTGACCTGAGTGGTGCAAATCTCAGTGGTGCAAATTTACGCCA encodes:
- a CDS encoding pyridoxine 5'-phosphate synthase — translated: MPTLGVNIDHIATLRQARRTVEPDPVAAAVLAELAGADGITVHLREDRRHIQDRDVRLLRQTVRTHLNLEMAATDEMVAIALDIKPDYVTLVPERREEVTTEGGLDVAGQLPRMKEVVQALQGAGIPVSLFIDADDEQITASAASGSKFIELHTGRYAEAKTEVERNQELQMLSQGCEWAIAAGLRVNAGHGLTYWNVYPVACLPGMEELNIGHTIISRASLVGMERAVKEMKLAIQGDL
- a CDS encoding NUDIX hydrolase, translating into MQDSRIQVAIAILHQDDRYLLQLRDNKPEIVYPAYWGLFGGHVEPGEHPDDAVGRELLEEIGYRAIDLQKFGCYADDKVIRHVYQASLTVGLDQLQLNEGWDMGLATVTEIQSGEKFSPIAKQIRPIGPTHQKALLDFIAQQTSALGN
- a CDS encoding divergent PAP2 family protein — protein: MQSLSAIFDNHVLVIAIASCLLAQATKLIIEFAMHGKLNVRVLVETGGMPSSHSALVTSLATGIGLTQGWDSAEFAIATVFAFIVMYDAAGVRQAAGKQAKILNQLIDELFQGDHQLTETRLKELLGHTPVQVIVGSIMGIAISFLSEMGSTGQLAWVRQMWVGG
- a CDS encoding peroxiredoxin, which encodes MGLLPPMAQAMGGKLPPLEQAAPNFTLPATTGEGEVSLADYRGQWVVAYFYPQDFTSGCTIEARKFQQDLPAYRQRQTQILGISADSVNSHAEFCDSEGLKFPLLADEGGAVSKAYGSWLGIRSARHTFIVDPEGILRSIFLGVNPIVHSREVLAKLDELQATSPR
- the folD gene encoding bifunctional methylenetetrahydrofolate dehydrogenase/methenyltetrahydrofolate cyclohydrolase FolD, which produces MTTGQLLDGKALSAKMYAEMTAQVQDLQAQYGRPPGLAVLMVGDNPASAAYVGNKERACARVGITSFGRHFPADTTQAELEQAIRELNQDDRVDGILVQLPLPGDHLDDVQLLLTIDPDKDADGLHPDNLGRLVRGEPGLRSCTPAGVMELLKEYNIPLKGKKAVVIGRSILVGKPLALMLLEADATVTIAHSRTDDLAAVARSADILVAAVGRPNLVTADMVKPGAVVVDVGINRIATPDGKGRLVGDVDFESVKEVSSYITPVPGGVGQMTVAMLLHNTILSYRKKFEA
- a CDS encoding prephenate/arogenate dehydrogenase; protein product: MTELSKSTDSIRNFNRTDLITTVDKANRVRTVGIVGLGLIGGSLGLDLRSRGYRVIGVSQRASTCETAELRGVVDRASPDLSILADTEVVFLCTPLSHLESMAQRLIPYLDPETILTDVGSVKTPIVEAIQGLWNNFVGGHPMAGTAESGINAAIPNLFVGNPYVVTPTVKTPNRAIAVVSTIAQDLGAILYSATPEAHDRAVAWISHSPVMISASLIAACLKEADAEVLQLAQNLASSGFRDTSRVGGGNPELGLLMAQLNRSEVLRSLDAYRQQLDQVIQHIQQENWETLGEILQKTQEERPKFLRKAT
- a CDS encoding MgPME-cyclase complex family protein; the protein is MTTYYYVLASKKFMLEEEPTHEIIRERHRNYQENEKEIDFWVIEQPAFLEAPEFADINAQVPKPAAAIVSTNKQFIIWLKLRLEYVITGEFQQSETIPNPLASLASV
- the crtE gene encoding geranylgeranyl diphosphate synthase CrtE produces the protein MVVAGEKSSFNLKTYLAEKQALVEAALDQSIALAYPETIYESMRYSLMAGGKRLRPILCLATCELMGGNTEMAMATACALEMVHTMSLIHDDLPSMDNDDFRRGKPTNHKVYGEAIAILAGDALLSYAFEYVAKETQGVPADRILDVVMLLGRAFARLVDGQVVDLQSEGNAAIGLETLTFIHNNKTSALLEASVLSGAILAGASDADQEKLLRYAKNIGLAFQIVDDILDITATTEELGKSAGKDLQADKTTYPKLWGIEESRRQAEDLVAKAKAELSGFGSAADPLIAIADYITARKN